One Antricoccus suffuscus DNA segment encodes these proteins:
- a CDS encoding serine hydrolase domain-containing protein, with amino-acid sequence MSPRGLSADRLGRLDQIMDGYIERGEIPGIVALVSRGDHTHVHACGTMTVGGTQPMRRDTIFRIASMTKPIAAAAAMILVEECVLRLDDPLDDVLPELAGRVVLRSLSADLDDTVPARRPITLRDLLTFRLGIGAVMAPPGSTPIGTAMDEAGLAPGGIPPQLPPDEWLVRLGRLPLAHQPGEGWMYHTGADVLGVLIARASGQPLDLFMQERIFEPLGMRDTAFHVPTEKLDRLPGAYTSETNGPGLVVLDDSVGGYWSTTPQFASGGGGLVATVDDYLAFCRMMLGGGRTGSTRILSRASVELMTTDHLTAEQRSANAVLLGGDRGWGLGVSVVTRRTGLAWSVGTFGWDGGLGTSAYSDPREDLVGILMTQRAMDSPKMPNVFTDFWTSAYQAVDD; translated from the coding sequence ATGAGCCCGCGCGGACTTTCCGCTGATCGATTGGGTCGCTTGGACCAGATCATGGACGGATACATCGAGCGTGGTGAAATACCAGGCATCGTGGCGCTCGTGAGCCGAGGAGATCACACGCACGTGCACGCGTGCGGCACGATGACGGTGGGCGGCACCCAGCCGATGCGCCGGGACACGATTTTCCGGATTGCTTCGATGACTAAACCGATCGCTGCTGCCGCGGCGATGATTTTGGTTGAGGAGTGCGTGCTCCGACTGGATGATCCGCTCGACGATGTACTTCCTGAGCTGGCGGGCCGCGTTGTATTGCGTTCTCTCAGCGCGGACCTAGACGACACGGTCCCAGCGCGCAGGCCCATAACGCTGCGCGATCTACTGACCTTCCGGCTCGGTATCGGCGCAGTTATGGCGCCGCCCGGCAGCACCCCCATTGGTACGGCGATGGACGAAGCCGGCCTCGCGCCCGGCGGGATACCTCCGCAACTGCCGCCGGACGAGTGGCTGGTACGTCTGGGTCGGTTGCCGCTGGCGCACCAACCGGGCGAGGGATGGATGTATCACACCGGCGCCGACGTGCTCGGCGTTCTCATTGCACGGGCAAGCGGCCAGCCCCTCGACCTTTTCATGCAAGAACGCATCTTCGAGCCACTCGGTATGCGCGACACCGCGTTTCACGTGCCGACCGAAAAACTGGACCGCCTTCCAGGTGCCTATACCTCTGAAACGAATGGGCCAGGTCTCGTCGTGCTCGACGACTCGGTAGGTGGATATTGGAGTACGACACCTCAGTTCGCGTCCGGCGGAGGAGGTCTGGTGGCTACCGTGGACGACTATCTCGCCTTCTGTCGGATGATGCTCGGCGGTGGCCGGACCGGGAGTACCCGCATACTGTCGCGTGCTTCCGTCGAACTGATGACTACCGATCACCTGACCGCCGAGCAACGATCGGCGAACGCCGTACTGCTTGGAGGTGATCGAGGATGGGGACTGGGCGTATCCGTGGTGACGCGGCGTACCGGACTGGCGTGGTCGGTCGGCACATTCGGCTGGGACGGCGGCCTAGGTACCTCGGCGTACTCGGACCCACGCGAAGACCTGGTCGGAATACTGATGACTCAACGGGCTATGGACTCTCCCAAGATGCCGAACGTATTCACTGACTTCTGGACTTCGGCGTACCAGGCCGTCGACGACTGA
- a CDS encoding ABC1 kinase family protein: protein MRWLLENVIFLPFLFVTILAFSAVITRLLGVRLGLVRTLIAAAFALSLATPILRTMLPPDSRIDTVTGVVFVVLSVCCASLIGMVVLVIGEVIVPAGSLPGPLELWHGWRSRIARARRYCQVVRIAARHGLRRFFRGYRHRGLDSRTSRQDLARSLRRALDDGGITFVKLGQQLSTRRDLLPSEFIQELSSLQDAAAPIPWEAVKAVIEEDLGRSLDEAFADIDPSPIAAASVAQVHAASLLSGEKVVIKVRRPGVAETAERDLDILDRLAKTLESRTEWGKTIGLRALVSGFGAALREELDFTNERGNLVAIAAMSPSDKRVRVPASYPQLSSRRVLVMERLDGTPLGAAAASLTEMGPARRKQIARTLLGVVLDQVLVRGLFHVDLHPGNILVQADGSLALLDFGSVGRLDATTRVAIGRLLAALTTGDSSSATDALLELVDRPGEVNERELERTVGKLIVRYALPGVQAGTAAFTALFRVVTAHRLGVPPQVAAVFRAFATLDGTLTVLDPTFDILAEARVAKEERVADVAGPNVIRKSVENELMSLLPVLRRLPRRVDRVADSLEQGRFTVNVRHFADRRDRSVMTGWLHQALLTVIGSAAGIMSVMLLGTRGGPRLADNIGLFDVLGYALMVVSVVLVLRVLVVVFRREQIAL from the coding sequence ATGCGCTGGTTACTGGAAAACGTGATCTTCCTGCCCTTTCTATTCGTCACGATCCTCGCATTCAGCGCGGTAATCACCCGGCTGCTGGGCGTGCGCCTGGGACTGGTGCGCACGCTGATTGCGGCGGCGTTCGCGCTAAGTCTTGCGACGCCGATATTGCGAACGATGCTTCCTCCAGACTCCAGGATCGACACGGTGACTGGTGTTGTATTCGTCGTACTGTCGGTGTGTTGCGCAAGCCTGATCGGCATGGTGGTGCTGGTGATAGGCGAGGTCATCGTCCCCGCCGGATCACTGCCTGGACCGCTGGAGCTGTGGCATGGCTGGCGTTCTCGTATTGCGCGGGCCCGCCGCTATTGTCAGGTTGTGCGGATCGCCGCGCGACACGGCTTGAGGCGATTCTTCCGGGGCTATCGGCACCGGGGGCTCGACTCGCGGACGTCCCGGCAGGACCTTGCGCGGTCGTTACGCCGCGCGCTCGATGACGGCGGGATCACCTTCGTCAAGCTCGGGCAACAGTTGTCGACCCGGCGAGACCTACTGCCGTCGGAATTCATCCAGGAACTGTCGTCGCTGCAAGACGCCGCGGCCCCGATCCCTTGGGAAGCAGTCAAAGCTGTCATTGAAGAGGACTTGGGTCGTTCGCTAGATGAGGCGTTCGCCGATATCGATCCGTCCCCGATAGCGGCTGCTTCTGTGGCGCAGGTGCACGCTGCGTCGCTACTCTCCGGCGAGAAGGTCGTCATCAAGGTACGACGCCCTGGCGTCGCAGAGACTGCCGAACGCGACCTTGACATCCTCGACAGGTTGGCGAAGACACTCGAGTCGCGCACTGAGTGGGGCAAGACGATCGGCCTGCGCGCGCTCGTCAGCGGGTTCGGAGCAGCGCTACGCGAGGAGCTCGACTTCACGAACGAGCGGGGCAATCTTGTCGCGATCGCGGCGATGTCGCCGTCTGACAAGCGTGTCCGGGTCCCGGCGTCGTACCCCCAGCTGAGTAGTCGTCGAGTCCTTGTGATGGAGCGGCTGGACGGAACACCACTAGGTGCAGCGGCCGCATCGCTCACCGAGATGGGGCCAGCTAGGCGCAAGCAGATTGCCCGGACCTTACTTGGCGTCGTACTGGACCAAGTTCTTGTGCGAGGGCTGTTTCATGTCGATCTGCACCCGGGAAATATTCTGGTGCAGGCAGATGGGTCGTTGGCGCTACTGGACTTCGGGTCGGTCGGACGGCTCGACGCGACGACCCGTGTTGCGATCGGCCGGCTGCTTGCGGCGTTGACGACCGGAGACTCGTCGTCGGCTACAGACGCTCTGCTGGAGCTAGTGGATCGTCCGGGTGAGGTCAACGAACGTGAGCTAGAACGCACGGTGGGCAAGTTGATCGTGCGATACGCGCTGCCGGGTGTTCAGGCTGGTACGGCGGCGTTCACTGCGCTCTTCCGGGTCGTGACCGCACATCGGCTGGGGGTTCCGCCTCAGGTGGCGGCCGTCTTTCGGGCGTTTGCGACCCTGGACGGCACCTTGACGGTCCTCGATCCGACATTCGACATTCTTGCCGAAGCCCGCGTCGCGAAAGAGGAACGAGTGGCGGACGTAGCCGGGCCGAATGTCATCCGCAAGTCCGTCGAGAACGAACTGATGTCGCTGCTTCCCGTGCTGCGCCGGCTACCTCGCCGCGTCGACCGGGTCGCTGATTCGCTGGAGCAGGGGCGCTTTACCGTCAATGTCCGTCATTTCGCTGATCGCCGCGACCGGAGCGTCATGACCGGTTGGTTGCATCAGGCGTTACTCACCGTTATCGGATCTGCCGCGGGGATCATGTCCGTGATGTTGCTGGGAACTCGAGGAGGACCGCGACTGGCCGATAACATCGGCCTGTTCGACGTACTTGGCTATGCGTTGATGGTCGTTTCGGTAGTTCTTGTTCTGAGAGTGCTCGTCGTCGTCTTTCGTCGCGAGCAGATCGCGTTGTAA